The nucleotide window AATATGTATTTGTCTTGGTATTGATAATTAAAGCCAATAGTTGTAAAGAGACCTGATTCATCATCTTTGTTACTTTTAAACTTTAACTCATTTTTGGAGTATCCCAACCCAAAAGTAAGGTCTAAATTGCTATTGATTTCATAATTTGGTGCCCAAGCTACATATATACTTGAACTTTCCCCGTGAAAATTATTGCCATCAACATTGAAAGCAAATTCTCCATGATCGATGTACCCAGTTTTAACCCTCAACAAGTCAGTAGATTGGTAGATGTAATAGATACCGTAACCAACATCTGTATCATCAACAAAATTTTTTGTGGAAACATCAAAAAAATCAGTATCTTTAAATTTAGTGTAATTTACTTGTAATCCGATCGAGTGTTGAGCCATGACTGTAAATGGTAAGGCTATTAATATTACAATTAGAATCAGTTTCATTTGAAGCTCCTTATTTATAATGGTTCTTGGCAACCGTGATTTTGTTGAACACAACTATTAAAACCTCCTTATACCGAATGGTGGCCAAGACCAATCAAAATCAACATCTATGGTAGCGATTGTAACTGCCCAAGGGCCACCACGAGTGAAATTGCTATAAGTAAATTCATCCTCATCAGCATCTCCCGTTAGCTCTTCGATTTGATCAAATAACCCTGATTGAGCTAAATAATCTCCCACGCCTTCTACATCTGACTTATTGAGAGGCGAGTTAAAGTAGCTCGGAGACGTTATAAACCAAGCATAGGCGGTATCCCAACTACTAGTTTCTTCGGCTGTAATTTTTAGGTTTTTCCCCACATGACCATATTTTGGTTTACTGCCATTCAAAGAGATATTTCCAAATCCTCCATTGCATTTAAGAAGCATGGCTGTGTTGGTATCATCTTGAACATCCGCTAATGAAGTAAAAGAAATGAGAAGTAGGTTTATAGACAATAGTTTTACGAAGTATTTTTTTATCATTTTTAATCCTTTAATATTATAAGTGCTTATTAATTAAGCACAAAACCAGTGTATGTAGCTAATGATTAAAAATCAACCTTCAAAATAATAGGAACAATTTTTCAGAATAATTCAAATTTTGATAAAAAAATCAGTGCGTCCTACTGCAAGAGATAGTTAACTTCTGCTTAACCGATTTTTTAAAAATAACCTACTAATATGAACTTCGGGATTCGCTCTTTGCCAAGTGAGTATTTTTCTTCCGACAGCGACATTACTTAGTTACTAATGGTTGACATTAAATTATCAAACATCAATATAGATATATTTGCATCTAACTATAAGGCACTTATGCGAATGGCTTTTTGGCTGTGGTGGTTACCACTAAATTATAGCTAATATAGCCATAGTCTGTCAGTGTCTATAAAGGAACCGATAATTGACTTCAAGCGTAGAAACTAAATCTGTACCAACCCTGCGTCCGCTTTCGGATCGTATACCTGTCCTTAGCAATATTTCGGCTTTAGTCGGCAAAGTGGCAAAAACGGTCTGTAATGCCAGTTAGACTTGTTATAGCCTGTAAGTCACTTCTATCTTACCATTTGAGATAACATACTAAACAACGAGTGTTTTCATTAACTAAATACTAGGTCATTAAATTTGTGCCCAGATAACTCTGTATATCTTACCGTATGCTGAATATTCACATGCCCTAGGTACTCCTGTATGCGCCTGGTTTCCCATCGCTTACTATTGGCTAAATAATGACCGCAACCATGCCTTAAAGAATGTGGTGTCATGTTGAAATCAAACGAAGTAGGATCTTTTTCTTTGGCCTTGGCTATTAATCTAGCAATTCTTTTGCGAAATCCGTCAGAGGTGTACGGTGCACCACGCTCACTTAAAAATACATATCGTTGATTGGGGTTATCTCGCCGTTGCTTTCTAAGCATTCTTAGTTCATCGCCTTGTATTGGCTGCATACTATCACGTGACTTTTTACAGCGTATTACGTGCAACTGGCTTTCATCAAAAAAGATTTGTGCCCAGGTCATATTAACTAACTCGCTTACTCTTAATCCATGCCTAAAAGCCATAGTAAGCATTAAAGCTGTTTGGTCACCGTTTCTTAAATTTTTGGTCAATTCAATTAGCTTTTTGAGTTCTTTCATCGTTATATAATCACGTCGATTTAAAACTGTCGACTTTTCGTTAGTTGGCGGTGTTATTTCTGCTTGCTTGAAAGCCACTATATTTGACATCTGCGTACCTCCACTGTCTACATTTGAGTCATAATGTAGACTGTCTTTCATAAAGTTATTTGATAAAAAGCCCCTATATTCAAATTGCATCTAAAATTGATGCAATTTAACCTATAACCATTACTGTTTATTACTCTTCATCTGTTTAATCGTTGCAGCAACAATAATGTCAATATCAGGGCTGCCCTCAACTCGTGGCTCATTGAGCTTTTTAATTAATTCAGCTTGTCGGTAGTCGGCAACTTCACCATAACTGTATAGCGTCGTTAAAACCCCTTCATGCCCTAAGTTTTGGCTCCATGCTTTAAACGCTTCAGGTGTTTGGCATAATTTTTCACCTAGTCTGACTAACGTATTACGAAAACTGTGCGGGTTAAAATATGGCAACTCTACGCTTTGAAAAGCTTGTTTAAATACTTTCCGTATGGGATCAGCGGTTAGCCAATGCTCACGCAATAAACTACGCGCTTGAAATTTTCGATTACTGCCTACGACCATTTTAGTTTTAGGAAATAAGGGGTCATCTGGGCTAAATAACAATTCTTTAGTTAGGTGCTCTATCCACGCAGATACGATTGCCTTTGGTAAGTTACCAACAGGAAAAAAGTAGGTAGTAAACGTTTTGCTGAATTTAGTATTTACGTCACGAGCATCTTGGAACAGGCTGTTATCCAATAAGTTAACGTGCTTAATTTTGAGCGACGCAATGGCGCTATCTCTGGCTCCCGTTAACAAAGTAAATGCAATTAACGCCTTATTGCGTTTTTCAATATCCGTACGTTCAGGCATGTATTCCAATACATGCAGTATTTGTTCTAGGCTTGGCACCGGCTTTTTACGTTTAGCATTTGCTATTCGGGTTTCTTTTTCAGATAAATTAAAATATTCAGTATCACAATAGTTTATTCGCGACTTATAGCCGGTTTGCATAGCTAACCATTGAAAGAAACTTTTCAAGTGTCGAAGTGTTGTGTGCAAAGTAGCTTTACTTAACGGTTGCTTAGTTGTTGCATTTTTTTGATTAGCCAAGTGCTTTTTAAATCCCACTGCTTGTTGATAATGAAACTTTTTAAAGTCTTTATATTTAGTGTATTGCTCAAAGCGATTTATTGCTTTTGCAAATCCATCAATTGATGCTTCATTCTGTCGCTTAGCTTCTTTTAAAAACATACAATACTTATGAATGATTCTTACATTATTTGGGTTGTGCGTTTTCATCGTTTCATCTCACCTATTTAAAGTACAATTCAGGAAGGGGTTAAGCATCTAACCTATGTGTTTTTGTTGTAGCGGTAATATCACGGCTAAATCTCGCTGAATTGTCGCTAACTCATCTAATTTGAAGTATTTGTTCATAGACGAATTACAGTGTGAACAAGCAGCTATTACTCGACCTTTAGTGTTGGTTTCTTTGATAAACTCAATAGATTTTTGATCCGGTATTCTCGGCTCTCGACATTTCATACAATAAAGCTCTGATGGTTTACACTTGCGCTTACCTTGCTGACGTTGCTTTTGTAAAAATGCTTTTAAATCTTTACCTAGAATAATTACTGGTCTTTTATCATCACAGACAGCTAAGCCTTTTAAAATCCAATTTCGAACCGTATGTTTATGAACGTCGAGAAGCATAGATACTTCTTCGACTGTATAAAAGCGGTTGATTTTGCATTTATTAGGGTTATGATTTCGTTTCATAAATCCCCCTGCTATTTACCTTTAGCTATACATTGTTCTAGCCATTCGTTGATATCTTCTTCAACCCAACCGACTGCTCGACCGCCAAGTGAAATATTTTGTGGAAATTCACCTTTGCTCATACGTAAGTAAATACTGCTTCGTGATAAACCAGTCTTATCTTTTACCGCTGGTAGGCGAATGATTTTATTAGACATGTTGATACCTCTTAATTGTTTTTAGGAACGACTAAGAGGTTATTTTAAAAACTCGTGTTAAAAACCGAATTCGTTTTATGACATTACGAATTCGTTTTTTGATCCTGATAAGATCATTTGCTTCTAGAGGATATGGCGGGTTCTATCTGATTTAATATTTTGCGAACAGTGTCGACATTTAATGGTGCGCCAATCAATTCGGTCATAGCAATGACAGATGTGCTTATACCTCTTTGATTCGGGTCGATGTTTAATTCTTTACATAACGCACCAATTACAATGAGAAGAGAGTTTCTTTCATTAGTTGTTAATGGTTTATCAATGTGAGAGCTGCCTTCTAATAATTTTGCAATTCTATTTACTTCAGCTGTTCTAATCACAAAAACATAGTCATAATCATCTAAACTACCTGATGGTGAATAAAATGGTACATTCCGTTTATCCTGTTCATCTTCGATAATTTTGTTTGGAACTTGATCATTACAGATGTCGTAAAAATTTGTTTGAAGCTGGCAATAAACGTCTCCTTGCTTTACCAACACCCCTTCTAGGCAAGTCAAAGTCACTTTAAGTCCAGAAGTTAGTTGCTGGTAATAATTTTCAATATCCAGAATTTCAGAACCCAGCATAGTCAAATCCCAGATGCCGCTAATTGAAGTGACTTCGGTTGTTAATGCAAGCCAATCATCACCAGATAAGTGTATATGGTGATCTAAAGGTAATGTTGATGGTTCAGATAACTCTTCATCCGTGAAATTATTGCCTTCAATGGTGCGTAATTCTGAATGGTGAATTTTAACAACCTGCCCCACCTTAACCTTAGCTTGATTAACAAAATTAACGGAAAGGGTTAAGTGTTCATCAATAGCGAAACGATATAAATCACTTACAAATACTTTTTCGCCAATTTCAGTTGATATGTAAGCAACCGCTTCTTCTGGCGTTAGCCATTCTTTTAGTTTTAATAACTTTTTCATATTCTTTTTATTATTTTCTATGTTTAAAATTTAAGGCTGTATCTCATTAACCCTACGTTCTGCATCAAACCATTACGGATAAGTGTTTAACCGATTTTTCATTGATTAGTTTGCCCGTTGAGGCTTCTTCAACATAATTTGACCACCAGGACATCAATACTTTTCTTCTTTCTAAATATTGAGCACGGTTATATGCACGTCTAACTTCGTTTTGTTCTTGGTGAGCTAAAGCGCTTTCGATAATGTCGCCATCAAAGCCTTGTTCATTTAAAGTGGTACTAGCAATCGAGCGCATCCCATGTGCTGTTAACCGCCCTTTAAATCCCATACGTTGCAGTGCTTTGTTTGCTGTTTCTGGGTTGCTTGGGTTATTAGGGTGTCTATCGGATGGGAATATGTGCTCTCGATGACCACTGATGGGCTTGATCATTTGCAATATCGATAATGTTTGCGGCGTTAACGGTACGCTATGAGGTTTTTTCATTTTCATACGTTCGCTTGGAATATTCCATAGCTTTTGCTCAAAGTCTATTTCACACCATTTCGCTTCTGCGGCTTCTCTTGGGCGCACCATGGTATGTAACTGCCACTCAATTAGACAGCGAGTAACCAATTTAATACTCGCGTAGTTAATTGCTTTCATTAACTCAGGTAACTCTTCAGGTTTAAGCGTTGGCATATGCGTAACTTTGGGTGTTTCAAATGCACTGCGGATACCTGCTAAAGAATTGTGGTGTAATAGTCCTGTATTAACCGCATGGCGCATTACTTCATTTAAATACCCTACTAACTTACTGGTTGTTTCGAGGCTACCTTTTGCCGCTAAGGGCTTTAAAACATTAATGGCTTCCGGTGCCAAGATTTTATCAATTGGTCTATGCCCTAGGTTTGGAAAAATATGGTTTTCGAAATTGCGCCATAAACTTCTAGCTGTTGTTTCAGCTATTTTTGTTTTTTTAATAGTGAACCAGGCAGTAGCTACGCTTTTAAAAGTATTACTAGCTGCTAATTGCTTTTCACGAAGTTCATCTTCTTTGTGCTCTTTGGGGTCGATGTCTTGCGCTAATAATTCACGGGCATGGGTACGTTTTTTTCGGGCATCAGCAAGTGACACTTCAGGGTAGGTGCCAAAGCCCATTGAACTGCGCTTTTTAGTGATGGGTTTAAAGTAATCAAACAACCAAGATTTAGCGCCTGTCGGCTTCACTCTTAATTGCAAGCCACCACCATCTGCGAGCTTATATAATTTATCTTTGGGTTTTGCTTGCTTAACTTGAGTATTGGTAAGTGGAGTTACGATCCTAGCCATTTTAGTAGTACCACCTGGTTAATTATTGAACCGGTACTACTTACAGTACTACTAAAAAACGTGGATTGCAAAAGACGTTATGAAATAACTTTGGACATAAAAAAACCCGAAAAGCTTGATTTTATTAGCTTTTCGGGTCTTCTTTGGTTCTGCTAGAACCTTGTTTTGGTGCGGATGGAGAGACTCGAACTCTCACGGCCGAAGCCACAGCCCCCTCAAGGCTGCGTGTCTACCAATTCCACCACATCCGCAAAAACGTATGAGGCGAATTAGTTTGGTACGTCGCTCTCTTTTTTGTCGTCGCTTGCAGGTACATCAGACGCTGGTGTAGCGCTTTCTACTTGTTCTGCGCCGCCTAAGTTATTCCATTCATCGGTTGCTTTGGTACGCTGTGCAGTCAGGTTACCAAGAATCAAGCTAGTAACGAAAAAAACCGTTGCCAAAATTGCCGTGGTTTTGGTCATAAAGTTACCAGAACCTGATGAACCAAAAATGGTGGCTGACGAGCCTGCACCGAATGATGCGCCCATGTCTGCACCCTTACCTTGTTGAATTAAAATAAAACCAACAAGAATCAAGGCAATGATTAGATAAACAACTAACAATACTTGATACAACATTATCTTTAAATCCTATTCTGCTGAGCAGATATTACTAAATTCTTCAATTTTTAAACTCGCCCCGCCAATTAGACCACCGTCTATATCAGCTTGGGAGAACAATTCTTGGCAGTTACCTGCGTTAACACTACCACCGTACAAAATTGCCGTTGTGTTGGCAATATCTGTGTCAAACGATGCTAGATAACCACGAATAAACTCGTGGGTTTGTTGCGCGATTTCAGATGAGGCAGTTTTGCCTGTTCCGATTGCCCATACAGGCTCATAAGCAACAACGACATTTTCAAATGCCTGGATACCAATTTTATTGATAACCGGATCTAACTGCGACTTTAACACTGTTTCGGTTTCGCCATTCTCGCGTTCCGATTCAGTTTCACCAATACATAAGATGGCGGTAAGGCCATGGCCTAAAACATGCGCTACTTTATCGGCGACGAGCTCAGAGCTTTCACCATAAATCGCACGTCTTTCTGAATGCCCCAAGATCACGTATTGTACCTGTAAATCTTTCAGCATTAAAGCTGAAACTTCACCGGTATAAGCGCCCTTGTCATGTTCGTTCGCATTTTGTGCACCAATCGCAATGTCTTGGTTTGAAAATGCACTTACAGCATTGGCTAAATAAGGTGCTGAAGGACAAACAATGACCTGTTTGTTTTTTAAAGTCAACGCGTTAAGCGCTTCGCTCATTTCGAGTATTAACTTCGAATCGCCGTTCATCTTCCAATTCGCGGCCACAATGGTCTGTCTTGTCATAGCAATTCCCTATTAGAAAACGGCGAGATATTAACAACTGTCAATTAAAGATACAAGGAAATATCTCGCCTACCAGTTTGTTTGCTTAAATTAGCAACACATTTATTACAAATTCAACACATTAGCTTTGGCTTGATTTACGTTTCACCAATACCTATGCCGAACATAATATCACTTAGTGTTCAGCACCTGCGGCTTTAACAGCGTCAGCGATAACATTCGCTAAGCGCGACACTTCGGCCACTTCAGGTCCTTCCACCATAACGCGGATTAACGGTTCAGTACCGGATTTACGTAACAGTACTCGACCTCGCCCAACTAATTCTGTTTCTACTTCATCAACACTTTGCTTAACTCTGTCATCATTAAGCGGGTCAGTGTATTCATTGAACCTAACATTAACCAATATCTGCGGTAACTTAGTCATACCAGATTTTAACTGAGCCAGTGTCTTACCTGACTGGCAAATGGCTTCAAGCACATTAAGGGCGGCAACGATACCATCACCGGTAGAGGTGCAATCTAGGTTAATGATATGGCCAGAATTTTCAGCGCCAAGCTTCCAACCTTTTTGTTTCAGTTGTTCCATGACATAACGGTCACCAACTTTGGCGCGGCTAAATTCAATATCAAGTGATTGCAGTGCCAGTTCTAGGCCCATATTACTCATCAGAGTACCAACCACACCGCCGACTAATGTTTCGCGATCTTGTGCGTTCTTAGCCATGATATAGATAAGTTCATCACCATCCACAATATCACCATTGTGATCAACCATCATCAAGCGGTCACCGTCGCCATCAAGGGCGATACCTAGATCCGCTTGTTGCTCAAGCACTAACTTGGCAATATTAGAGGTAGATGTTGCACCGCAATCGTCGTTAATGTTGATGCCATTTGGCTCGCAGCCGTATTCAATCACTTCAGCGCCCAGCTCACGAAATACCGCAGGGGCGATGTGGTAAGTGGCACCATTGGCGCAATCAACGACGATTTTCAAACCATTTAGAGAGTATTCTGATGGGAAGTTACTCTTACAAAATTCAATGTATCGACCAGCGGCATCATCGATGCGCACTGCCTTACCAAGTTTGGCGGAATGGACGCAATCCATGTCTTCATCGAGCATACGTTCGATTTGTAACTCGACCTCGTCAGGTAGCTTTTCACCAGACGTTGAGAAAAACTTAATACCGTTATCATAAAAAGGATTGTGTGAGGCACTGATGACAATCCCCGCTTCTGCGCGGAATGTTTTGGTGAGATAGGCAATGGCCGGTGTTGGCATTGGTCCCATCAAACCGATGTCGATGCCTGCAGCTGAAAAGCCAGCTTCTAGTGCAGACTCAAGCATATAACCTGAAATACGAGTATCTTTGCCTATCAGTACTTTTTGCGTGCCTTGTGTTGCCAAAACTTTACCAGCAGCCCAACCAAGCTTCATAACAAACTCTGGAGAAATTGGCGCTTTGCCGACCAGTCCGCGTACACCATCGGTACCAAAATATTTTCTTTCAGACAAATTACTGTCTCCTAATTGTTTTTAAAATTGTAGAATAAATCTTTGTAACTTATAAAATTATTATCGTCTAAATTGCAGCGTTTTGTTCAAAACAGCTAACGCATCGACGGTTTCTTTGACATCATGCACTCGAATGATATTCGCGCCATGCAATGCAGCAATGACTGCTGCCGATAAACTACCGGCAAGACGTTGTTCTACCTCGCAATTCAGCAAATTGCCAATCATCGATTTACGTGACATGCCAGATAGTATTGGTAACCCCATGCAAGCTAGCTCCTGTTGTCGAGCCAGTAATTCATAGTTTTGTTCCAGGGTTTTACCAAAGCCATAGCCCGGATCGATAATGATTCGCTCTCGCTCAATGCCTGCCGCAACACACTGTGCTATTCGGTCATTAAAAAAATCGAGTAAATCGCCAATCACATCACTGTATTGCGGATCATGTTGCATGGTGCGTGGCATGCCTTGCATATGCATTAAACAGACCGGTAATTCACACTCAGCAACCACCGCTAGGCAACCAGGGTTTTGCAGTGCTCGCACATCATTAATTAAGCCCGCCCCCGCAGCAATGGCTTGGCGCATAACTTCAGCTTTGCTGGTATCAACTGAGACTATGGTATCAAAACGGCGAGTAATCGCCTCGATAACCGGAATGACGCGTTGTAGCTCTTGTTGTAAATCAACGTCAGCCGCACCAGGTCGAGTAGACTCACCACCAACATCAATAATCGTCGCGCCATCGGCTAGCATTTGCTCAACTTGCTTTAAGGCATTTTCAATCGAGTTGAACTGACCGCCGTCGGAAAAGGAATCTGGCGTTACATTAAGAATCCCCATCACTTGTGGTGAGGTTATATCGAGTTGTTTTTCAGCAAATAGCATGGTTTAAGGCGGTGTCTTATCGAGATTGTTATTGGTTTTGCCGTATATTATAGAAGAGGCTGTTATTCAATGACAACGAATTCTCGCAAACATTCTCAATGTAATACCCATCCACCAATAACTTTCATTGGCCAAAGTTCAAAATGCGGCTTTTTTTGCGATACGAACAAACTAATTTTCGGGCAAATAAAAACCCGCCATATAGCGGGTTTTTGTAGATTGACCTAGAAGCTAAATTTAGCTTTTAGTTCGCTGGTTCGTCAGCTGGATTATTAACATCCGGGTTGCTTGGCTTAACCGAGCTTGCTGGTGGTGTGCTGTCGTTACGATTTTCATCACCATAACCTTTCGGTGCACGGACATCGACACGAGCCATCAAATCATCAATTTGATCAGCATCGATGGTTTCGTATTTCATAAGCGCATCTTTCATTGAGTGCAAGATATCCATGTTGTTTTTAAGAATATCTTCTGCTCGTTTGTAGTTGCGTTCAATGATGGTACGAACTTCATCATCAATATCTTTGGCAGTCTCGTCAGACATATGCTTGTGTTGTGCAGCGCTACGACCAAGGAACACTTCGCCCTCTTCTTCTGCATACAACATTGGCCCCATCTTGTCAGATAGACCCCACTGGGTAACCATCTTACGAGCGATTTCAGTGGCACGCTCAATATCGTTAGATGCGCCTGTTGACACCTTGTCAGAACCATAGATGACATCTTCAGCAATTCGACCACCGTAAAGCGATGACACCATGCTTTCTAGATGCATCTTGCTGTGACTTACTCTATCTTTTTCTGGCAAGTACATGGTTACACCTAAGGCGCGACCACGAGGAATGATACTTACTTTGTACACCGGATCATGCTCAGGTACCATACGACCAACGATTGCGTGACCAGCTTCATGATACGCAGTCATTTCTTTTTCTGACTCGCTCATCACCATAGAGCGACGTTCTGCGCCCATCATGATTTTGTCTTTGGCTTTATCAAACTCAACCATAGACACCATGCGACGACTGGTACGGGCGGCAAATAATGCAGCTTCGTTTACCAAGTTAGCAAGATCGGCACCACTAAAGCCTGGTGTACCACGGGCAATAACCGCGGCATCGACGTCATCAGCAATTGGCACTTTACGCATGTGTACTTTAAGAATTTGTTCACGACCACGAATATCAGGTAGACCAACAGTAACTTGACGGTCAAAACGGCCAGGACGTAATAAGGCCGGATCCAATACATCAGGACGGTTAGTCGCGGCAATCACGATGACCCCTTCAGTACCTTCAAAACCATCCATTTCTACCAACATTTGGTTCAATGTTTGCTCACGTTCATCGTGACCACCACCAAGACCGGCGCCACGTTGGCGACCTACCGCATCGATTTCATCAATGAAGATAATGCACGGTGCAGATTTTTTCGCTTGGTCAAACATATCACGTACACGCGATGCACCAACACCAACAAACATCTCGACAAAGTCAGAACCTGAGATAGAGAAGAATGGCACTTTCGCTTCACCGGCAATCGCTTTGGCCAATAGGGTTTTACCCGTACCAGGTTGACCAACCATTAAAATACCTGAAGGAATGCGACCACCTAATTTTTGGAATTTCGATGGATCACGCAAGTAATCAACCAACTCCGCAACTTCTTCTTTTGCTTCGTCACAACCTGCAACGTCGGCAAACGTTGTTTTGATTTGATCGTCAGATAACAGGCGCGCTTTAGACTTACCAAAGCTCATGGCGCCTTTACCGCCACCACCTTGCATTTGGCGCATGAAGAATATCCAAATACCAATCAATAACAACATTGGGAACCAGTTGATAAAAATACTGGCAAGAAGACTTGGCTCTTCCGGTGGAACACCCTGTACTTTGACGTTATTTTGAATCAAATCATTGAGCAAATCTTTGTCATATTGGGTAGGGATCATTGTCGTGAATGTTTGACCATTGCGCATTTTGCCATTGATAACACCATTGGCTTCAATGTTCACTTCACCGACCTGTCCCGAACGGGTATCAGAAATAAATTGGGTATAATCAAGCTTTGCGTCAGCCGTGTTGCTAGGCGTAAAGCTTTGAAAAACCGACATTAATACTATAGCTATCACTAGCCATAAAATAAGATTTTTAACCATATCGCTCAATGTGAGGACCTCTTGTATAGCTTACTTTGCGATGATTCTTAGACTTGTTTACTTGTTTAAATAAGGGCTTTAATTCGTAATTTCAAGCTCTTATTATAAAGTATTGCTAATGTAACTCTACTACAGTTTGTAACCTGTAGCCACTATATATACTTCGCGAGAACGTGGACGCGATGATTCAGGTTTACGGGTTTTCACCACGGTAAAGCAATTTCGTACGTCTTTCATGTACTGATCGAATCCCTCTCCCTGAAATACTTTGACAACAAAACTGCCATTTTTCTTCAAAACTTGATGACACATATCCAATGCCAGCTCGACCAAATACATGTTTCGAGCCTGATCGGTGGCTTCGTTACCACTGAAGTTATGTGCCATATCTGACATCACCACATCAACGTTCTTGCCATCGATACGTGCCAATAAGGTATCAAGTACCTCATCTTCACGAAAATCGCCTTGCAAAAACGCAACGCCAGGTAATGGTTCCATTGGTAAAATATCACAGGCAATCACGTCACCATTATCACCAACAACTTTTACCGCATACTCAGACCAGCCGCCAGGTGCTGCACCTAGGTCTACGACTTTCATACCTTTTTTGATCAACTTATCTTTATTATTGATCTCTTCAATTTTAAATACCGCGCGTGAACGTAAACCAAGCTTTTGCGCTTTCTTTACGTATTCATCATCAAAATGCTCTTGCATCCAACGATTTGAACTGACACTGCGGCCTTTTTTCGGTTTGCTCATAAATTAACGATTTGTCACCATTAAAATTAGTATTAATCTCAAGATGGCGTTAAAATGTCTGTAATTCAAGTCAGTTAAACGAATATTTTAATGAATCTTTCAAAAAAACAAGTTAATTATTTAAAAGGTTTGGCGCACAGCCTTAAACCTGTTGTTTTATTAGGCACTAACGGTTTAACCGAAGGTGTGGTTGCCGAGATTGACGGCGCATTAAATCACCATGAGTTAATTAAGGTGAAAATCCCGACAGACGACCGTGAAGTAAAGCAATTGATAATTGACGCTATCGTGCGCGAAACTAACGCAGTAAAGATCCAAACCATAGGTAAAACCTTAATTATCTATCGTCAAAGTGACGAGAAAAAGATTGAGATCCCACGTATCTAATACGACTCGCTGACAGCGCAACGCTGTCAGCAAATCTTCCTTACCATGTTAAACCATTAAGTTAATGACTATCCGCTATCGTTAGTCGGTTATTCTAATAGCCCGATAGCTATCAACGAACCATTTTGCTACTGCACATTAAATACATTTAGCAACTCATCGACTGTTTGTATGCCTTTCATATCTGCTTGGCCAAAGCGAATACCGTAAACTTCTTGTAGCTCTATTATTAACTCCACCAATGTAAATGAGTTATCGACAAGTTCAGTTAACTTCGCATCCAACGCAATATCCTGAGTTTCACAACTTAAAATACTTGCCATATCGTTTAAAAATACGTGATGACTGATCATGTTCTCTCTCCTAATAAATTTGATCCGTTTACCATGAGTTTAATGCTTA belongs to Thalassotalea sp. HSM 43 and includes:
- the glmM gene encoding phosphoglucosamine mutase; the encoded protein is MSERKYFGTDGVRGLVGKAPISPEFVMKLGWAAGKVLATQGTQKVLIGKDTRISGYMLESALEAGFSAAGIDIGLMGPMPTPAIAYLTKTFRAEAGIVISASHNPFYDNGIKFFSTSGEKLPDEVELQIERMLDEDMDCVHSAKLGKAVRIDDAAGRYIEFCKSNFPSEYSLNGLKIVVDCANGATYHIAPAVFRELGAEVIEYGCEPNGININDDCGATSTSNIAKLVLEQQADLGIALDGDGDRLMMVDHNGDIVDGDELIYIMAKNAQDRETLVGGVVGTLMSNMGLELALQSLDIEFSRAKVGDRYVMEQLKQKGWKLGAENSGHIINLDCTSTGDGIVAALNVLEAICQSGKTLAQLKSGMTKLPQILVNVRFNEYTDPLNDDRVKQSVDEVETELVGRGRVLLRKSGTEPLIRVMVEGPEVAEVSRLANVIADAVKAAGAEH
- the folP gene encoding dihydropteroate synthase; amino-acid sequence: MLFAEKQLDITSPQVMGILNVTPDSFSDGGQFNSIENALKQVEQMLADGATIIDVGGESTRPGAADVDLQQELQRVIPVIEAITRRFDTIVSVDTSKAEVMRQAIAAGAGLINDVRALQNPGCLAVVAECELPVCLMHMQGMPRTMQHDPQYSDVIGDLLDFFNDRIAQCVAAGIERERIIIDPGYGFGKTLEQNYELLARQQELACMGLPILSGMSRKSMIGNLLNCEVEQRLAGSLSAAVIAALHGANIIRVHDVKETVDALAVLNKTLQFRR
- the ftsH gene encoding ATP-dependent zinc metalloprotease FtsH — translated: MSDMVKNLILWLVIAIVLMSVFQSFTPSNTADAKLDYTQFISDTRSGQVGEVNIEANGVINGKMRNGQTFTTMIPTQYDKDLLNDLIQNNVKVQGVPPEEPSLLASIFINWFPMLLLIGIWIFFMRQMQGGGGKGAMSFGKSKARLLSDDQIKTTFADVAGCDEAKEEVAELVDYLRDPSKFQKLGGRIPSGILMVGQPGTGKTLLAKAIAGEAKVPFFSISGSDFVEMFVGVGASRVRDMFDQAKKSAPCIIFIDEIDAVGRQRGAGLGGGHDEREQTLNQMLVEMDGFEGTEGVIVIAATNRPDVLDPALLRPGRFDRQVTVGLPDIRGREQILKVHMRKVPIADDVDAAVIARGTPGFSGADLANLVNEAALFAARTSRRMVSMVEFDKAKDKIMMGAERRSMVMSESEKEMTAYHEAGHAIVGRMVPEHDPVYKVSIIPRGRALGVTMYLPEKDRVSHSKMHLESMVSSLYGGRIAEDVIYGSDKVSTGASNDIERATEIARKMVTQWGLSDKMGPMLYAEEEGEVFLGRSAAQHKHMSDETAKDIDDEVRTIIERNYKRAEDILKNNMDILHSMKDALMKYETIDADQIDDLMARVDVRAPKGYGDENRNDSTPPASSVKPSNPDVNNPADEPAN
- the rlmE gene encoding 23S rRNA (uridine(2552)-2'-O)-methyltransferase RlmE; the protein is MSKPKKGRSVSSNRWMQEHFDDEYVKKAQKLGLRSRAVFKIEEINNKDKLIKKGMKVVDLGAAPGGWSEYAVKVVGDNGDVIACDILPMEPLPGVAFLQGDFREDEVLDTLLARIDGKNVDVVMSDMAHNFSGNEATDQARNMYLVELALDMCHQVLKKNGSFVVKVFQGEGFDQYMKDVRNCFTVVKTRKPESSRPRSREVYIVATGYKL
- the yhbY gene encoding ribosome assembly RNA-binding protein YhbY, which translates into the protein MNLSKKQVNYLKGLAHSLKPVVLLGTNGLTEGVVAEIDGALNHHELIKVKIPTDDREVKQLIIDAIVRETNAVKIQTIGKTLIIYRQSDEKKIEIPRI
- a CDS encoding acyl carrier protein, with product MISHHVFLNDMASILSCETQDIALDAKLTELVDNSFTLVELIIELQEVYGIRFGQADMKGIQTVDELLNVFNVQ